In Bacillus sp. NP247, one DNA window encodes the following:
- the psiE gene encoding phosphate-starvation-inducible protein PsiE, protein MLKNIKRVFSLFPIVLQYILNVALICLGIVLSVFLMKEVIQFIQELKFDSEESSYHLIDSIVVFFLYFEFIVMIIKYFQMNFHFPLRYFIYIGITAIVRLIIIDHDSPMDSLLYACAILVLISALFIANSRIMRRDLEE, encoded by the coding sequence GTGTTAAAGAATATAAAAAGAGTTTTTTCGTTGTTCCCTATCGTTCTACAGTACATTTTAAATGTTGCTTTGATCTGTTTGGGAATTGTTTTAAGTGTGTTTCTGATGAAAGAAGTTATTCAATTTATACAAGAACTTAAATTCGATAGTGAGGAATCTAGTTATCATTTGATTGATAGTATCGTCGTATTCTTTTTATATTTTGAATTCATCGTAATGATTATAAAGTATTTTCAAATGAACTTTCATTTTCCATTACGTTATTTTATATATATAGGTATTACGGCTATTGTTCGTCTGATTATTATAGACCATGATAGTCCAATGGATTCATTGTTATATGCTTGCGCGATTCTTGTATTAATTAGTGCTTTATTCATTGCAAATTCTAGAATAATGCGTCGTGATTTAGAAGAGTGA
- a CDS encoding agmatine/peptidylarginine deiminase: MKKIVKFCLIATLSTTIISGCSFEGGNENAKGKESEKVEEQKKVGKYTMPDEKDKHEGTWLQWPHEYTYGQEYKQEVEPIWIKMASALTEGEKVHIVAYDEEEKERINKLLIDKGLNMEKIDFFIAPTDDVWARDSGPIFVYDNNKNLKILDPAFNGWGKKTPYKNDARVRENVSKQLGIERIDWGKFVLEGGAIELDSNGTALLTRSAVTNKNRNPDLSEKEIEKYISDLGVTNFIWLDGVPNLDITDFHIDGFAKFHDKSTIVTMKEDDLAEWGLSNKDMDKLLDAKNASGKKYKYEYLPLSKDKVTLEGGKTLDYKGSYINYYIGNKVVLVPNYNDPNDKIANDTIQKLYPDRKVVGIDVRELYKNGGMIHCVTQQQPIQLK, from the coding sequence ATGAAAAAAATAGTAAAGTTTTGTTTAATAGCTACATTATCTACAACGATTATTAGTGGGTGTTCTTTTGAAGGAGGTAATGAAAATGCAAAAGGGAAAGAGAGTGAAAAGGTAGAGGAACAGAAAAAAGTTGGAAAATATACGATGCCGGATGAAAAAGATAAACATGAAGGTACATGGCTACAATGGCCACATGAATACACATATGGTCAAGAGTATAAGCAGGAAGTTGAACCTATTTGGATTAAGATGGCAAGTGCTTTAACTGAGGGTGAAAAAGTCCACATTGTTGCATACGATGAGGAGGAGAAAGAGCGAATCAATAAGCTTTTAATAGATAAAGGGCTAAATATGGAGAAAATTGATTTCTTTATCGCTCCTACTGATGATGTATGGGCAAGAGATAGTGGACCAATTTTTGTTTATGACAATAATAAAAATCTAAAAATATTAGATCCAGCATTTAATGGTTGGGGGAAGAAAACTCCTTATAAAAATGATGCCCGTGTACGTGAGAATGTTAGTAAACAATTAGGGATTGAAAGAATTGATTGGGGGAAATTCGTCCTTGAAGGTGGCGCAATTGAATTAGACAGTAATGGGACTGCTTTATTAACTCGAAGTGCAGTAACGAATAAAAATAGAAATCCTGATTTATCAGAAAAGGAAATTGAAAAATATATAAGTGACCTTGGGGTGACAAACTTTATTTGGTTAGACGGAGTGCCTAATTTAGATATTACGGATTTTCATATTGATGGATTTGCTAAATTCCATGATAAATCTACCATTGTAACGATGAAAGAAGATGACTTGGCGGAATGGGGCTTGTCAAACAAAGATATGGATAAATTGTTAGATGCAAAAAATGCTTCAGGAAAGAAATATAAGTATGAATACTTACCGCTTAGTAAAGATAAAGTTACTTTAGAAGGTGGAAAAACTCTCGATTATAAGGGGTCGTATATCAATTATTATATTGGGAATAAAGTGGTATTGGTTCCTAATTATAATGATCCAAATGATAAAATTGCAAACGATACGATTCAGAAGTTATACCCAGATCGCAAAGTAGTGGGAATTGACGTGAGAGAACTTTATAAAAATGGCGGAATGATTCATTGTGTTACACAGCAACAACCCATTCAATTGAAGTAA
- a CDS encoding serine hydrolase, translating to MFKKWLIVFFVFAIFCGSVAALIHANKEKKYSLKAFSNFEDKVGNDKPKVDANQQKRYDIAATKLDQYLKDKGFNGTVLVTDKNNVVLRKGYGYANVKDQVLTTPRTKYRIGSITKTVVAISIMQLREKGKLNIEDNVNKYIPSFPADKNITLRNLLTHTSGLPDQGQGSVDAASRLKLVTWIGAQKLQFPAGTGWKYTDYNYMVLAYIVEKLSNKTLAEYVKENIFTPVGMHESGMGATFPGDMFLAEGYTKKDNELVVTPRLRMNWLYGCGEMYTTVDDMRRLDEAIMDGKLLSKQNLSDMFTVSPARKYGFSFYIYPDYYHNHGVLAGWNTFNNFNWDKRTFVILFSNVQNGMNDAFNQEFRKMVKDLIEGK from the coding sequence ATGTTTAAGAAATGGTTAATCGTTTTCTTTGTTTTTGCTATTTTTTGTGGGAGTGTCGCTGCACTCATACATGCAAATAAAGAAAAGAAATACAGTTTGAAGGCATTTTCGAATTTTGAGGATAAGGTTGGAAATGATAAACCGAAAGTTGATGCAAATCAGCAAAAACGTTATGATATTGCAGCAACGAAACTCGATCAATATTTAAAAGATAAAGGATTTAACGGAACGGTTCTCGTAACAGATAAAAATAATGTAGTTTTACGAAAAGGCTACGGGTATGCGAATGTGAAAGATCAAGTATTAACAACGCCAAGAACGAAATATCGAATTGGTTCTATTACGAAAACAGTCGTTGCAATATCTATCATGCAACTAAGAGAAAAAGGGAAATTGAATATTGAAGACAATGTAAATAAGTATATTCCATCGTTTCCGGCAGATAAAAATATTACGTTACGAAATTTATTAACACATACGTCCGGGTTACCAGATCAGGGACAAGGTAGTGTTGATGCGGCGTCACGTTTAAAGTTAGTAACATGGATTGGAGCGCAAAAGTTGCAATTTCCTGCAGGAACAGGATGGAAATATACAGATTATAATTATATGGTACTTGCGTATATTGTAGAAAAGTTATCGAATAAAACGCTGGCTGAATATGTGAAAGAAAATATTTTTACTCCTGTTGGAATGCATGAATCTGGGATGGGGGCAACTTTTCCTGGAGATATGTTTTTAGCAGAAGGATATACGAAAAAAGATAATGAGTTAGTAGTTACGCCTCGTTTAAGAATGAATTGGCTATATGGTTGTGGTGAAATGTACACTACAGTTGATGATATGAGAAGGTTAGATGAGGCAATTATGGATGGGAAGCTGCTTTCTAAACAAAATTTATCAGATATGTTTACTGTATCACCCGCTAGAAAGTATGGATTTAGTTTCTATATTTACCCAGATTATTATCATAATCATGGTGTATTAGCTGGTTGGAACACATTTAATAATTTTAATTGGGATAAACGAACTTTTGTAATTCTTTTCTCTAACGTACAAAATGGAATGAACGATGCATTTAATCAAGAGTTTAGAAAGATGGTGAAAGATTTAATAGAAGGAAAATAA
- a CDS encoding FAD-dependent monooxygenase produces MKSKHVPVLIVGGGLSGLASALFLGKQNIEYLLIERHPSTAIHPKAGGITFRTMELFRELGLEKRIRLAGKALEDCRGRIAVQTIAEVKNEELEQIRAAQYENNEKLVREVEEISPSKQTACYQITLEEMMLQYAQKLGGNLSFNHELVSYEQNENGVIATIRNRETKEESMIHCDYVIAADGAKSNIREELGILTEGRGTIGGYYMNIYFEADLSECIKGDAFGFTMIRHPKVIGALIPVDNESKWIYHVAYDPVKGERPEDFSIERCKQIIQTAIGSTDIKSEILSVLPWEASESTAVKFQENRIFLVGDSAHIMPPTGGFGSNTGIQDAHNLAWKLAAVIKGKANPKLLETYHEERYPVAKLTTNHASSILFRAAGREEGNLSNMDSLAVTAGYQYCSEAIIDECNTPHSMDVVDLKGRPGTRAPHFWGTYEENEVSILDLFGSNFVLLTGTEPSAWAEAVHVVSSRLGVKMKVYQVGLTGDFIDQGNSFRKLYGIENGGAVVIRPDGFIGWRTENEALKPNVLLEDVMKHLLCN; encoded by the coding sequence ATGAAATCAAAACATGTACCAGTTTTAATTGTTGGAGGGGGATTATCAGGATTAGCGTCTGCGTTATTTCTTGGAAAACAGAACATTGAGTACTTACTTATTGAAAGGCATCCGTCTACTGCGATTCATCCGAAAGCGGGTGGAATTACATTTCGCACAATGGAATTATTTCGAGAATTAGGTCTAGAAAAACGAATTAGATTAGCTGGTAAAGCATTAGAGGATTGTCGCGGGAGAATTGCGGTTCAAACAATAGCTGAGGTAAAAAATGAAGAGTTGGAACAAATAAGGGCGGCACAGTATGAAAATAATGAAAAGTTAGTTCGTGAAGTGGAAGAGATTAGCCCATCAAAACAAACTGCTTGTTATCAAATTACTTTAGAAGAGATGATGTTACAATACGCGCAAAAGTTAGGCGGAAATCTATCTTTTAATCATGAACTGGTTTCTTATGAGCAAAATGAGAACGGAGTAATAGCAACGATTCGAAATCGTGAAACGAAAGAAGAGAGCATGATTCATTGTGATTATGTAATTGCAGCGGATGGGGCGAAAAGTAACATACGTGAAGAGTTAGGGATTTTAACCGAGGGCCGTGGCACAATCGGTGGTTATTATATGAACATATATTTTGAAGCAGATTTAAGTGAATGTATTAAAGGAGACGCATTCGGTTTTACTATGATACGACATCCAAAAGTAATTGGTGCGCTTATTCCAGTCGATAACGAAAGTAAATGGATTTATCATGTAGCTTATGATCCAGTAAAAGGGGAGCGACCAGAGGATTTCTCTATAGAACGCTGTAAACAAATTATTCAAACTGCAATTGGAAGTACGGATATTAAGTCAGAAATATTAAGTGTTTTGCCATGGGAAGCGAGTGAAAGTACAGCGGTGAAATTTCAGGAAAATCGCATCTTTTTAGTTGGTGACTCGGCACATATTATGCCGCCAACAGGAGGATTTGGTTCAAATACAGGGATACAAGATGCACATAATTTAGCTTGGAAATTAGCGGCTGTTATAAAAGGGAAAGCAAATCCCAAATTATTAGAAACGTATCATGAAGAGAGATATCCTGTTGCGAAATTAACGACGAACCATGCGAGTAGTATATTATTTCGTGCTGCGGGCAGAGAGGAAGGTAATTTGAGTAATATGGATAGTTTAGCTGTCACTGCTGGTTATCAGTATTGCTCAGAAGCAATTATAGACGAATGTAACACTCCGCATAGTATGGATGTAGTAGATTTGAAGGGACGACCGGGAACGCGTGCACCACATTTTTGGGGAACTTATGAAGAAAATGAAGTTTCTATACTTGATCTATTTGGTAGCAACTTTGTATTACTTACTGGGACAGAGCCAAGTGCTTGGGCTGAAGCAGTACATGTTGTTTCATCCCGATTAGGAGTAAAGATGAAAGTTTATCAGGTTGGTTTAACTGGTGATTTCATCGATCAAGGTAACTCTTTTAGAAAATTATACGGGATAGAAAATGGAGGAGCGGTAGTAATAAGGCCAGATGGATTTATAGGATGGCGTACGGAAAACGAGGCCTTAAAGCCGAACGTATTACTTGAAGACGTAATGAAGCATTTATTGTGTAATTAA
- a CDS encoding helix-turn-helix transcriptional regulator → MIEMNKQEQLNVIKKDFIDSQKVLLAIGDETRQAILLVLMETECQTGLRVGEITKQTHLSRPAVSHHLKILREAGIILMRKEGTKNFYYIDIRTKLGLLKNLVLDIEKLLQNFY, encoded by the coding sequence GTGATTGAAATGAATAAACAAGAACAATTAAATGTTATAAAAAAAGATTTTATTGATTCCCAAAAAGTATTATTGGCAATTGGCGATGAAACAAGGCAAGCTATTTTGTTAGTTCTCATGGAAACGGAATGTCAAACCGGATTACGTGTAGGAGAAATTACGAAACAAACACACCTTTCTCGACCAGCAGTATCACATCACCTTAAGATTTTACGAGAAGCTGGTATTATTTTAATGCGTAAAGAAGGTACAAAGAACTTTTATTATATTGACATACGTACAAAATTAGGATTATTAAAAAATCTTGTATTAGATATTGAGAAGCTACTGCAAAACTTTTATTGA
- a CDS encoding NADP-dependent oxidoreductase encodes MRAMVIDKYGKVPMRMTEMPTPEINEYEVLAEIHAASINPIDFKIRDGKVKLLLKYKMPLILGNDFSGVIVKVGTKVTQFKVGDEIYARPRKNKIGTFTEYIAIHEDDIALKPNNLSFEEAASIPLVGLTSYQALHDIMQLQKGQKILIHAGSGGVGTFAIQLAKIMGATVATTASEAGENLVKSLGADEIINYKTEKFEDILKNYDAVFDTLGGTTLEKSFDIIKSGGKIVSISGMPNARFGKEFSSGFFKTLLFSLSSKKLTALEKKHTAQYSFLFMKPSGDQLRIIANYIESGKIKPIIDRVFPFEDAQKAMEYSESGRAKGKIIVKIK; translated from the coding sequence ATGAGAGCAATGGTGATTGATAAGTATGGGAAAGTTCCAATGCGTATGACTGAGATGCCCACACCTGAAATAAATGAGTATGAGGTGCTCGCAGAAATTCATGCAGCTAGCATTAACCCAATTGATTTTAAAATACGCGATGGAAAAGTGAAGTTGTTACTTAAATATAAAATGCCCCTTATTCTTGGTAATGACTTTTCTGGTGTCATTGTAAAAGTCGGAACAAAGGTGACTCAATTTAAAGTTGGTGATGAAATATATGCACGTCCAAGAAAAAATAAGATTGGTACTTTTACGGAATATATAGCCATTCATGAAGATGATATAGCCTTAAAACCTAATAATTTAAGTTTTGAGGAAGCGGCGTCGATTCCACTCGTTGGCTTAACATCATATCAAGCATTACATGACATCATGCAATTACAAAAAGGACAAAAGATTTTGATTCACGCTGGATCCGGCGGTGTTGGTACTTTCGCAATTCAGTTAGCAAAAATAATGGGTGCCACTGTTGCAACAACTGCTAGTGAAGCTGGTGAAAATTTAGTAAAGTCTCTTGGCGCAGATGAAATTATTAATTACAAAACAGAAAAATTTGAAGATATACTGAAAAATTATGATGCGGTATTTGATACACTTGGCGGTACAACACTTGAAAAATCATTCGATATTATAAAAAGCGGCGGAAAAATTGTTTCCATTTCAGGAATGCCGAATGCTCGATTCGGTAAAGAATTTAGTTCAGGATTTTTCAAAACACTCTTATTTTCATTATCAAGCAAAAAACTTACTGCACTTGAAAAAAAGCATACTGCTCAATATTCGTTTTTGTTTATGAAACCAAGTGGGGATCAATTACGTATTATTGCAAACTATATTGAATCTGGAAAAATCAAACCTATAATTGATCGAGTTTTTCCTTTTGAAGATGCTCAAAAAGCAATGGAATATTCAGAGTCCGGAAGAGCAAAAGGAAAAATAATTGTAAAAATTAAATAA
- a CDS encoding YdiU family protein → MAKNNEAVWNLDNSYTTLPQSFYTEIPPTPVHSPELIKLNNSLAISLGFNPEELKKEAEVAILAGNAIPEGAHPLAQAYAGHQFGHFNMLGDGRALLIGEQITPSGERFDIQLKGSGPTPYSRRGDGRAALGPMLREYIISEAMYALDIPTTRSLAVVLTGEPIYRETKLPGAILTRIASSHIRVGTFQYAAARGSIEDLKALADYTIKRHYPEIESTENPYVSLLQEVIKKQASLIAKWQIVGFIHGVMNTDNITISGETIDYGPCAFMDSYDQGTVFSSIDVKGRYAYGNQPYMAAWDLARLAESLMPILHEDEEAALKIAQDEISKFSVQYENNWFLGMKKKLGLFSNEEQDQSLIEKLLKAMEKYKADYTNTFRSLTDTTLENAPLFESPEFKEWYELWQSRLERQKESKDDAYKLMKNNNPVIIPRNHKVEEALEAAVKDGDYSVMDKLLEALSNPYAYSTEQDEYCVPPVPTNRPYRTFCGT, encoded by the coding sequence ATGGCTAAAAATAATGAAGCTGTTTGGAATTTAGATAATAGTTATACGACTTTACCACAATCATTTTATACAGAAATCCCCCCAACTCCTGTACACTCACCAGAGTTAATTAAACTAAATAATTCTTTAGCAATATCTCTTGGCTTTAATCCTGAGGAATTAAAAAAGGAAGCCGAAGTTGCCATTTTAGCTGGTAACGCAATCCCAGAAGGAGCTCATCCACTAGCTCAGGCGTATGCTGGGCACCAATTTGGTCACTTCAACATGTTAGGAGATGGTCGTGCCCTTTTAATTGGAGAACAAATTACTCCTTCAGGCGAACGGTTTGATATTCAATTGAAAGGTTCCGGTCCAACTCCATATTCGCGCCGTGGTGATGGCCGCGCTGCACTCGGTCCGATGCTACGTGAATATATTATTAGCGAAGCGATGTACGCGCTTGATATTCCAACTACTCGCAGTTTAGCAGTAGTCTTAACGGGCGAACCAATCTATCGCGAAACAAAGCTACCTGGAGCTATTTTAACAAGGATTGCAAGCAGTCATATACGCGTTGGAACATTCCAATACGCTGCAGCTCGCGGCTCAATCGAGGATCTCAAAGCGTTAGCTGACTATACGATAAAAAGACATTATCCAGAAATTGAATCTACTGAAAATCCATACGTTTCATTACTACAAGAAGTTATTAAGAAACAAGCCAGCCTCATCGCCAAATGGCAAATCGTCGGCTTCATTCACGGCGTAATGAATACTGACAATATAACGATTAGCGGTGAAACGATTGATTACGGTCCTTGTGCCTTTATGGATAGTTATGACCAAGGAACAGTATTTAGCTCTATTGATGTAAAAGGCCGCTACGCATATGGAAATCAGCCCTATATGGCTGCATGGGACCTTGCACGATTAGCTGAATCTTTAATGCCGATTCTACACGAAGATGAAGAAGCAGCGCTAAAGATTGCACAAGATGAAATTTCAAAGTTTAGCGTGCAGTACGAAAACAATTGGTTCCTCGGAATGAAGAAGAAATTAGGACTATTTAGCAATGAAGAGCAAGATCAATCCCTTATTGAGAAACTTTTAAAAGCAATGGAAAAATATAAAGCAGATTACACAAATACATTCCGTTCATTAACTGACACTACATTAGAAAATGCACCTTTATTTGAAAGTCCCGAATTTAAAGAATGGTACGAGCTATGGCAATCTCGGTTAGAAAGACAAAAAGAATCGAAAGATGATGCATACAAATTAATGAAAAATAACAACCCAGTAATCATCCCTAGAAACCACAAAGTAGAAGAAGCACTAGAAGCAGCTGTTAAAGATGGAGACTATAGCGTAATGGATAAACTTCTTGAAGCTTTATCAAATCCTTATGCGTATTCTACAGAGCAAGACGAATACTGCGTTCCACCTGTGCCGACGAATCGTCCTTATCGTACTTTTTGTGGGACGTGA
- a CDS encoding tetratricopeptide repeat protein, with amino-acid sequence MFTPTKSEQITQLLNEWYIEIRSRHIDNATHLKEQLDIKINTLKTNSQDIVQDQNLLLYYSLLNFRYNYLIDNLGVSKASFNKIESFEIPTNNFLSYYYHFFKAIHSDAVGNYLLAKEHYYKAESLLQYIPDELEKAEFYYKLGYSYYDNQQALQAIKEVTKAKDMFSNHSGYEINMAFCDNILGLACTYLKEWELAEEHFTAAMDQFQKICEKRFILMVRHNLGWMYATQNLSVLAIRYLSEVVEKSPNHYKAIYVKAKEHYKLKQTAAAHDLIEKGINICNELEQKEYQHRNFILREMNNNSPAEEFEKITLAGITYFKSEKLYDNVQEYYEALATKFHEENQHSKASNYFHLALQARQQSFEKGALK; translated from the coding sequence ATGTTTACACCCACTAAAAGTGAACAAATCACACAACTATTAAATGAATGGTACATTGAAATACGATCTAGGCATATAGATAACGCAACTCATCTCAAAGAGCAACTAGATATTAAAATTAATACATTAAAAACTAATTCTCAAGATATTGTACAAGATCAAAATCTATTACTTTATTATTCTTTATTAAACTTCCGATATAACTACTTAATTGATAACTTAGGTGTATCTAAAGCAAGTTTTAATAAAATTGAATCATTTGAAATCCCAACAAATAATTTTTTATCCTATTACTACCATTTCTTTAAAGCAATTCATTCTGACGCAGTTGGAAACTATCTACTAGCAAAAGAACATTATTATAAAGCCGAGTCTTTACTTCAATATATTCCCGATGAACTTGAAAAGGCGGAATTCTACTATAAACTAGGATATTCTTACTATGATAATCAACAAGCACTTCAAGCTATCAAAGAAGTAACAAAAGCTAAAGATATGTTTTCTAATCACTCTGGGTATGAAATCAACATGGCTTTTTGTGACAATATTTTAGGCCTAGCCTGTACATATTTAAAAGAATGGGAACTAGCCGAAGAACACTTTACAGCTGCAATGGATCAATTTCAAAAAATCTGTGAAAAAAGATTTATTTTAATGGTTCGACACAACTTAGGGTGGATGTATGCAACACAAAACCTCTCCGTTTTAGCCATTCGTTATCTTTCAGAAGTTGTTGAAAAATCTCCAAATCATTATAAGGCCATCTATGTTAAAGCAAAAGAGCATTACAAACTAAAACAGACTGCCGCTGCTCATGACCTAATTGAAAAAGGAATAAATATTTGTAATGAATTGGAACAGAAAGAATATCAACATCGTAATTTTATTTTAAGAGAAATGAACAATAATTCACCTGCCGAAGAATTCGAAAAAATAACTCTAGCAGGAATTACCTATTTTAAAAGCGAAAAACTATACGATAATGTTCAAGAATATTATGAAGCTCTAGCAACTAAATTTCATGAAGAAAATCAACATTCTAAAGCAAGTAACTATTTTCATTTAGCATTACAAGCAAGGCAACAATCTTTTGAGAAAGGAGCATTAAAATGA
- a CDS encoding FMN-binding negative transcriptional regulator — MYIPKHFTIQDEETKYEMIEQNSFATLFSQHNGAPYATHLPLLLNRETLTLYGHFARPNEQWKDSGNQQVLAVFQGPHSYISPSWYETNKAVPTWNYVAVHVYGELEIVEDEQELIDSLQDLVHKYENPKSTYSLNDVDPNYMQGLSRGIVGFKIKINKIEGKAKLSQNHSVERRELVIEELEKVGSEGSRGIAGLMREAFYNN; from the coding sequence ATGTACATACCAAAACATTTCACTATACAAGATGAAGAGACGAAGTACGAAATGATTGAACAAAATAGCTTTGCAACTTTATTTTCTCAACATAACGGAGCACCGTACGCAACGCATTTACCGTTATTGTTAAATAGGGAAACACTTACTTTATATGGTCATTTTGCACGTCCAAATGAGCAATGGAAAGATAGTGGAAATCAACAAGTGTTAGCTGTTTTTCAAGGACCACATAGTTACATCTCTCCGTCATGGTATGAAACAAATAAAGCAGTACCAACATGGAACTACGTTGCGGTGCATGTATATGGAGAGCTAGAAATTGTTGAAGATGAACAGGAATTAATAGATTCTCTTCAAGATTTAGTACATAAATATGAAAATCCAAAGAGTACCTACTCACTGAATGATGTAGATCCGAATTATATGCAAGGATTAAGTAGGGGAATAGTTGGGTTTAAAATAAAGATAAATAAAATAGAAGGAAAAGCGAAGTTAAGTCAAAATCATTCTGTGGAGAGACGAGAATTAGTTATAGAAGAACTTGAGAAAGTTGGGAGTGAAGGGAGCAGGGGGATTGCGGGGTTGATGAGAGAAGCTTTTTATAATAATTGA
- a CDS encoding GrpB family protein has protein sequence MIEEYEAKWESEFCKLQTVLQHAMGQNILSTEHVGSTSVKGLASKPILDIDVVIEEYDIFPRIIKKLEKIGYFHQEEWSIKGREAFGRKDQYVPRDGENTIWMEHHLYVCDKNSEELRRHVAFRDYLRGNPEATIEYGKLKKELAETAKNRSSYSLGKTEFIRAVLEKAMKGS, from the coding sequence ATGATTGAAGAGTATGAAGCAAAATGGGAAAGTGAATTTTGTAAGCTCCAAACAGTTCTTCAACACGCAATGGGACAAAACATTTTGTCTACCGAACACGTTGGTAGTACATCCGTTAAGGGGCTTGCTTCTAAACCGATATTAGATATCGATGTCGTAATAGAAGAGTATGATATTTTTCCTAGAATAATAAAGAAACTTGAAAAGATAGGTTATTTTCATCAAGAAGAGTGGAGTATTAAGGGGAGAGAAGCCTTTGGGAGAAAGGATCAATATGTTCCGAGGGATGGAGAGAATACAATTTGGATGGAACATCATTTATATGTATGTGATAAGAATAGTGAAGAGTTAAGAAGACATGTAGCGTTTCGTGATTATCTTCGTGGGAATCCAGAAGCTACTATTGAATATGGGAAGTTAAAGAAAGAATTAGCAGAAACGGCGAAAAATCGATCAAGTTATAGCTTAGGTAAAACGGAATTCATTAGAGCGGTATTAGAAAAAGCTATGAAGGGTAGTTAA
- a CDS encoding DUF4260 domain-containing protein yields the protein MEKRIIHLEGLVVLLATIYIYSLCGFSWLLFIVLLFIPDLAGIAYAINHRVGSKIYNLFHTYIISILLVLIGVYFKMDTVLMVGLIWTAHIGMDRMLGYGLKYETDFKDTHIQRL from the coding sequence TTGGAGAAACGAATTATACATCTTGAAGGATTGGTCGTTTTATTAGCAACGATTTATATATACTCATTATGTGGATTTAGCTGGCTATTATTTATCGTATTACTATTTATACCTGATTTAGCAGGGATAGCGTACGCTATTAATCACCGTGTCGGTTCCAAAATTTATAATCTATTTCACACATATATCATATCCATATTACTTGTTTTAATAGGGGTCTATTTTAAGATGGATACAGTTTTAATGGTCGGTTTAATATGGACAGCACATATTGGGATGGATCGGATGCTTGGATATGGATTGAAGTATGAGACTGATTTTAAGGATACTCATATTCAGAGGTTATAA